The following nucleotide sequence is from Caldicellulosiruptor saccharolyticus DSM 8903.
AGCAGTGAGATTGGCAGGGAATAATAGTAAAAAAGTCCATCTTAATGGAGGCTAAGTTATATGAAGCTCTATTTTAGGACTGCCGTTCTCACTGCTATTATAATTTTCTTATTTCTAATATCATTTGTGGTAGGATTTACTATAACCATAGAAAAAAGCAAGATAAAATCAAAGCAGCAGTTAAAAGGAAAGAACATTACTGAAATTGCATATATAAAAGACAGTTTTCCACAGAGAATAAATGAGGACACAATTTTAGTTGTGAGAAAATATTTTAAAGGCTGTGGGCACATTATTGAAGAGAAGTCCAATATCTCTAAGGAATTTGTCAACATGACCAAGGAGGACTTTAAAAGCCTTTTTAGTGGCTGGGAAATAGATGCGTTTAACTCTAAATATGTAGTAATCAGTAGAACGTTTGAAGGTTATTGCTCTAATCACTTTATAATTTCAATCAAAGATGACAGGGTAGCGATTTTTTATTCTCAACCTGTTGATGGTGACAATCTTAAATTGGTAACTCCAATAAGCATAGACGATTTACCAGAAAAAGAGGTTGAGGATTTGAAAAAGGGCATAGTTGTAAACTCATTTGAAGATGCAATAAAGATTGTTGAGGACTTTGGAAGCTAAAATATATTTTGTGTAACATAGTTTACCCATAATTCATATTATGTTAGTGAAAGGTGACATAATATGAATTATGGGGGGTAAGATGATATGTCAGAAGAAATGGATTTAAGGTATGAGGACCACGAGCACCACTGTCATGACATTTGTGAGCACATGAGAAGATACTTAGGAGAGACAGTTACCGTATTTACCGAAAGTGGCGGCGAGAGCGGTCAAGGATTTACAGGTGTGTTGGCTTTAGTTACACCAAGGTTTATAAGACTCATTGTCACAATTGGAACAGCACCAGATGACCCATTTATGTACAGAGATTTTATGTACAGAGACTACGACGAAGGAAGAGACAGAGACAGAGATTATGATGAACACCATAGAAGACAAAGATACTGTTGTTATCATCGACCAAGAAGATTTTGTGGTCTTGGTTCAATAGTTGACATTCCATGCCGAAAGATAGTTGCATTTGTTCACAATGCAGTCTAAAACCAAAAAAGGTTGCAAATTTTTTTAAGATTTCAGGGGCTGCAAAGTTAATTATGCAGCCCTTCATGCTTTTTATTCAACATAATTGGTAAGCCTTCCTATTCCTTCAATTTCAATCTCAATGATATCTCCTCTTTTCATTGGTCCAATTCCTGAAGGAGTGCCAGTTATAATCACATCAAATGGTTTTAATGTCATTATTGAGCTTATATAGCTTACAAGAGTTTCTACATTGAATATAAAATTGTTGGTATTTGAGCTTTGTACCACTTTTCCATTCAGGTATGTTTTAATTCTACTATTATTTGGATCAATCTCATCTGTTATGATAGGGCCAAGTGGCAAGAATGTGTCAAATGATTTTGCAACTGTCCATTGTCCATTTTTGGGTTGCAGGTCTCTTGCAGTGACATCATTTGCACAGGTATAGCCCAATATGTATTTTTTTGCTTCGTCAGGTGTGACATTTCGACACTCCTTTTTAATAACTATTGCAAGCTCACCTTCGTAATCTACCTGTTTGCTCATATCCTCTGGGTATATGATACTTTCCATGTGTCCGATTACGCATGTTGGGGGTTTTAGAAAAAGAACAGGAGTTTGAGGGATTTCAAGTTTTAGCTCATTTGCATGGTCTTTATAATTGAGTCCCACACAGATGACTTTTGAGGGTTTTACAGGAGATAAAATTTTCAAGGCTTCTTTTGGATAAGTTTCATTGCTTACAGTCAGTGGGTCTATACTTTTTACAACTCTTACCATATCATCTTCCACAAGTCCGAAAAATGTCTTATTTGCATAAAAAAATCTTCCAAGTTTCATTTATACTTGTCGCCTCCTACTATTGAATAACGACATTTTAGTTAAAATTATATAACATGGGTCTTCAGAATACAAATTTTAAATTGCAAGAAGACATATTGTAAACTTTCATATCAAGTGGTATAATAAGATTGTTAAAAAATAAACAAATACAAGCTGAACTGTTTAGTTTGGAGTCCATGTGGGTATAAATAGCTATATACTGCCTATTTGAGAATAAACAGTGTGATAATTAATCAATTCATTTTATTAATAGGTGGTGATTTAATTGCCAAAGGTTCTTCGGGCTGACAATATGAACAAATGCCTTGGATGTTTTACATGCATGCTTACATGTGCAGCTGTGAATCATAACAATCATAACTTGGCAAAAAGCTCTATAAAAGTAAAGACAAGGGGAGGACTTCAGAGCAAGTTTGCAGCAACAATATGTGTTGCTTGCAAAGAACCTGCCTGTGCAGAGGCTTGTCCAACAAATGCTTTAGTTAAGCGTCCGGGTGGAGGCGTAAGGCTAATAGAAGAAAAGTGCATTGCCTGTGAAAAATGTGTTTCGGCTTGTATTGTAGGTTCTATTCACATGGACTACGATAGGAAAATTCCTATAGTTTGCAAGCATTGTGGAGCATGTGTTAGAATGTGTCCTCATAATTGCTTGAGCATGGAAGAGGTGAGCGAGTAAAATGATAGGGACAGATTTTATAAGGGTTCTATATATAGACCTTACAAACAAAAAAGCAGATATCCAAGAAAGAAAGGACTTGTATAAATACTTAGGTGGAGTCGGAGTTGCTGCAAAGCTACTTGAAGAGAACATGAAAAAAGACCTTCCGCCACTTGATCAGCAGCAACCACTTATTATCTCAATTGGTCCGCTTTCAACAATATTTCCTGTTGTGACAAAAGCTGTTGCGACGTTTATCTCACCTCACACAGGTGAGTATGGTGAGAGCCATGCAGGTGGAAGACTTGCCATGGCAATCAGAAATGCAGGGTATGACGCAATTGTCATAACTGGAAAAGCCCAAAAACCGACATATCTCGTTATAACAGACAAAACTATAGAATTTAAAGATGCGCGAGCTATGTGGGGGCTTGATGTTGAAGAGGTCGGAAGACTGATAAGAGAAAGAGAGCCAGGCCCTGGTAAAAGAAGTATCATAAGAATTGGAAAAGCAGGAGAAAATCTTGTGACATATTCGTGTGTAAATGTAGATACTTATAGACATTTTGGAAGACTTGGAATTGGAGCAGTCTTTGGAAGTAAGAATTTAAAAGCAATGATGATAATGGGCGAGGAAGACCTGCCAATTGGTAATCTGAAAGAGTATTTTAAAACGTATCAAGAGATTTACAAAAAGGTTACACAAACAGACGCCATGGCAAAATACCATGAGCTTGGAACTCCAATGAACATCAAGGTTTTAAATGCTATAAATTCCCTGCCAACAAAGAACCTTTTGCAGTCCAATTTTGAACATGCAGATGACATATCTGGTGAGACTTTTGCAGAAAAGAATCTAATAAGAAAGGTTTCATGTGTTGGCTGTCCAATTGGATGTATTCATATAGGACAGTTCAGGCGCGAGTTTGACAAAGGATATGAATATGAGTCAATAGCAGTATCATACGACCATGAGCTGATTTATGCTTTGGGAAGCCTTCTTGGAATAAAGACAACAGATGAGGTTTTGCAGATTATAGAAGAGGTTGAACTTGCAGGGCTTGATGCAATTTCAACCGGTGTTGTTTTGGCATGGGCAACAGAGGCACTCAAAAAAGGTCTTATTACAAGAGAAGACACTCTTGCAGACCTTGAGTTTGGCAACACCATGGAGTATGTTAAAGCAATTGATAATATTGCAGATAGAAGCAACGAGTTTTACTACACAATTGGCAAAGGTTTGAAAGAGGCTGTGAAAAAATACGGTGGAGAAGAGTTTGCACTTTTGTATGGTGGCAATGAGATGGCAGGATATCACACAGGCTATGCGTTTGCTCTTGGTCAGACTGTTGGTGCAAGGCATTCGCACTTAGATAATGCAGGGTATGCATATGACCAAAGTGCGAAAGAACTAAATGATGAGGATATAATAGATTATCTAATAAACGAGGAAAAAGAAAGGGCTGTTTTGACTTCACTTTGCATCTGCCTTTTTGCAAGGAAGGTATATGACAGAGCAACAATTTTGAAAGCTCTAAATTCAGTAGGTATTAATTGGACGAACGAAGACCTGACCCGCCTTGGCAATGACATCTTTTTTACGAAACTAAAGATTAAAAAGGAACTTGGCTATTCACTTGAAAATTACAAATTCCCAAAGAGAATTTTTGAAACACCAACTCTTTGGGGAAAGATGAACGAGGAGAGGTTAAACAGGCTTTTGAAGATGTATATTGAAAGGGTGGAAAGAGAATATGAAAATTGGAGTAGAGGTAAATGATTTTTTCAAAAGGTATGGCAGCAGAGTTGGCAAGTTTGAGCTTGAGATAGAAAAGAACACAGATGTTTTAACCCTTCTTCAGAAGCTTAATATTCCAGCTGACAAAGTTGGATTTGTTATTGTAAACCAAAAAAAAGTTGACAATACTTATATTTTTTCAGACAATGATAGTGTGTATATTACTCCATTTGCAACTGGAGGATAAAGTTTTATGCAAAAAAGATTCTTAAAAAATATTGGTGCCTTAACTGAAGAAGGACAAAAAAGGCTTTTTGCAACAGTGGTTGCTGTTGTTGGTGTCGGTGGCATAGGCGGGTTTTTGATTGAAGGTTTGGCAAGACTTGGGGTAAAGAAGATTATAGCAGTTGACATGGATACATTTGATGAAACAAACCTCAACAGACAGGTGTTATCAAATATTAACAACTTAGGCAAATACAAAGTCTTTGAAGCTGAAAAGAGGGTAAAAGAGATAAACCCTAATGTGTATTTTGAACCCATAAAAGAAAAGGCATATTTAGAAAACCTTGAAATCTTTTTACTTGAGGCAGATTATATATTTGATGCAACAGACAACATGGAGATAAGAAAAAGTTTATCTAAGTTTGTACAACAGACAGGCAAGATTTTAATCCACGGCGGGTGTGCTGGCTGGTATGCACAGATTGCCATCATCACAAAAGACACACCTGGAATAGAAAAACTTTTAGGAGAGAAAAATGTTGAGGGTGCTGAAAAAGATCTTGGCAATCCAATTTTTGCACCAATGTTAACAGCAGCACTTGAGCTTTCTGAGTTTTGTAAACTGGTCTCAAAGCAGGGAGAACCGCTTGTTGGTAAGTGTTTGATTGTAAACCTTTTGACAAATGAATATAGAAATTTTGAATTTTGAAAATCTTTCCGAGCCATTGCAACCTAAAAAGAGGGGTTTTTCCCTCTTCATGGTGCTTTGGCCGATAGGGTGCAGGTTTGGGAAACCACTGCGCCTCCCGCTTTGGAAAGGAAAGATTTAAAGGATACTCTTTCCGAGTTTGTTCAAAGCGGGGGAGTATCCTTTTTTGTTTCAAAAGAGTGACTATGTTAAAAAAAAGGAGTGTTAAAAGATGAAAAAAGTTATATTTAAAGTTGTTTTAGTATGCATTCTTTTAACTTTTGTCTCTACTTTCTCACTGTATTCTTTTTCAAAACCTGTTAAAACATATAAAATAGCAACAACTACAAGTATATATGACAGTGGATTTTTAAGTTTTGTTGTTCCTGAGTTTGAAAAAAAGAATAATATGAAACTTAATTTTATCTCTGTTGGCAGTGGTCAGGCTGTGAAGATATTCAAAAATGGAGATGCTGATGGAATAATCATCCATGAAAAATCTTTTTTGGATGATCTCAGAAAACAAAAGCTTATCCAGAAGTATACTCCTTTTGTTTCAAACTACTTTATACTTGTGGGTCCAAAAAGCAAAAAGAATTTATTCAAGAAGGTAAAATCTATTGAGGCGGCATTTTTGATAATAAAAAATAAAAATTTAAAATTTGTGTCCCGGGCTGACAATTCTGCAACGTATATTAGAGAGCTTGAGATATGGAAACTGGCAAAAACAAAGCCAAATTTTAAAGGCTATATAAAGTCAGGTCAGGGGATGGGGATGAGTTTAAATCTTGCAAATGAAAAGGAGGCTTTTATTTTAACTGATGAGGCAACATTTTATAAAATGAAAGACAAACTTGATAAACTGGATGTTATATATCAAAATCCCAAGGAAGAAATATTAGCAAACACATATTACTTTGCCTTTTCACCCAAAAAACCAGACTTGAGCCTATTTGACACTTTTTTAAAAAGCGATGAGTTCAAGAAGCTTGTTAATTCTTTTAATCAAAAATATTTCAAAAAAGAGGTTTACAGAGCAGTAAAATAAAAAGGCAGAGGTAAACTCAATGCTTGCAAATGTTGTTGTCTCAACCCTGATTGTCTGTATTCCATCAACGATTGTTTCGATTATAATAGGTGTTCCAATTGGATACTTCTTGAAGATAAAAAGGTTTAAAGGCCGAAAATTTGTGTTGAGGTTGGTATATACTCTCTCTGGTCTTCCACCAGTTTTAGCAGGACTTTTGGTATATATTATTCTCTCAAAAAAAGGTCCACTGGGGTTTTTAGATATACTTTTTACCAAGTGGGCAATGATTATTGCCCAGGTAATTTTGATTGTGCCAATAGTTGTACTCTATACATTGTCAGGCCTTAAAAATGTGCAATTAGTTTTGGACAACTTAGACTACTTAAATGTAGAAGGCAAAAAGAGATACATTGCACTTATAAAAGAGTATTCAAAAGAGCTGGTTTATGCAACCATCCTTGGGCTTTCGCGTTCAATTTCCGAGGTAGGAGCTGTTTTGATTGTTGGGGGGAATATAGAGGGAGAGACTCGTATTCTGACAACAGCTATTATCTATGAAGTTACAAAAGGGGAATTTTCAATGGCGCTTTTGCTGGGTATGGTTTTACTCATTATATCATTTGCATTTAATACCATTTTGCAGATATTGCAGGGTGATATAGTTGATTGAGGTAAAAGAGGTTGAGAAGTATTTTGGAGACAGGTTTTTGTTTAGGTGTAAAAACTTAAAGTTTGATAATAAAGGCTTATACATTATAAGAGGACCAAATGGATGTGGAAAAACAACATTTTTGAGAATGCTTTTTGGCAAAGACAGAGATTTTAAGGGAATGATTAAGAATACATTTAACAAAAAAGTTATGCTATCCCAGCAGCCATATTTTTTCAAAGGAAGTGTAGCGTATAACCTTTCTTTGAGTTTAAGGCAGCAAAGATTTAAAGATGCTGAAAAGGTATTAAAAATGTTTGCAATAGACCCATATGCGAATATAAACTCACTTTCACTTGGGCAAAAACAGCTTGTTGCTTTTTTAAGAGCATTTTATATTGAGTCAGACGTTCTCTTTTTAGATGAACCAGATTCGTACCTTGACAGTTCAGTAAGAAATTTTATTTTTGAAAAGGTAGAAAAAGATGCACAAAATAGATGTATAATTATGGTGACACACAACTCACAGATGGTGGCTTGCTCAAAGCTGGTATACTTTGAAGATAATCAAATAATAGAGAAAAGGTGATTAACTATGAAGGTTTTAATGACTTACTTTGAAGTGTTTAACATTTTGCGAAGGGAATTTTCAAACGTTAGCTTCAAAACTGAGACCATCCCCATCCAAGAGGCCTTGGATAGGATTTGTGCAAAGGACATTATATCAAGTATAGACGTTCCACACTTTGACAAGTCAACTGTTGATGGATATGCAATAAGGTGTGAGAAGACATTTTCGGCAAACGATGAAAACCCTGCCATCTTTGATTTGGTTGGTGAGGTAAAGACAGGGGAGATTCCAACATTTGAGATTGGTGAAGGTCAGGCGGCGAGGATTTTTACAGGTGGTCATGTGCCAGATGGCAGCAATGCCGTGGTCATGCTTGAAAATACCATTGAAGAAGATGGGAAGCTTTTTGTCTTTCGACCAGTAAAGCCAAATGAGAACATACTTAAAAAAGGTGAGGATATAAAGAAAGGCTGTGTTGTTATTAAAAAGTATCAAAAATTAAAAGCGCCTCAAATTGGTGTTTTGGCAGCAATAGGTCAAAAAGAGGTTGAGGTTTTCTCAAAGCTCAAAGTTGGAATCATTTCAACAGGTGATGAGATAGTCTCACAAGACCAGAATCTTGAAGGAGCTAAGATTTATGATGTAAACTCATATACACTTTATGCTTCTTGCATTGAAGAGTACACAGTACCTAAATTGTATGGAATTGTGAAAGATGATTATAATGCTTTGAAAGATGTGTTACTACAAGCCATTTTAGAAAACGACATTGTGCTGGTATCTGGCGGAAGTTCTGTTGGGACATATGATAACACACTGAAAGCTATTTCAAGCTTAGAGAATTCAAAAATTCTTGTTGATGGAGTTTCGATAAAGCCGGGGAAACCAACAATAATTGCAAAGGCTTTTGACAAAGCTATATTTGGGCTTCCAGGCCACCCTGTTTCTTGCCTTTTTATATTTAGGTTCTTTGTCAAAAAGCTGATTGACATTTTACTTCATCAGCAGGATACATCAAAAAAAGTCTTAGCAAAAATGAAGACAAACTTTGCAATCTCAAGTGGAAGAACAGAATTTGTATTTGTGAAGCTTATATACTCTGATGAAATTATTGCCGAACCGCTGTACGGAAAATCCGGTTCGATAAATCTATTGAATAACGCCTCAGGTTATATCAGAGTAGATAGTACAAAAACAGGGATTAAGGCAGGCGATATTGTTGAGGTGACATTGCTATGAAGGATTATCACTTTTCAGCTACGCTTCCACAAGATGCAAGAAATATAATTGAGAAAATATTAAAAGAATATTTGAGCCTCAAGACAGAGACCATTTCAGTATACAAAGCACATGGTAAATTTGCAGCGAAAGACTATCTTTCACTCAATACATCGCCTCCTACAGATGTTGCTGCAATGGATGGTTATGCAATAAATGCGGAGCAAACTTTTAATACTACAGATGCCAATCCTGCAATAATTGAAAACTTTAAAGTTGTTCAAACAGGAGAAAGCATTGAGGGTTTTGATGCTGTCGTGCCGTTTGAAGAGGCACAAGTAGAAAATGGAAGGATAAAGATTTTCCAAAGTTATTATCCACGACAGAATGTACGTTCAAAAGGTGAGGATGTACAAAAGGAGCAGTTACTTATTAAAAAAGGAGATCTTTTAACCATTTTTGACAAGGTGTATTTAAAAGCTGGTGGCTATCTTGAAGTTGAGGTTTACAAAATGCCAAAGGTTGCTTTTTTGCCAACAGGTGAGGAGCTTGTTGACATAGTTGAAAAAGAAGGACAACTTGTTGAGTTCAATTCTGTCATATTCAATGATTTACTTCAAAGATATGGTTTCGAAGTTGGAATTTTTAAGCCTGTAGAAAACAATTTAAAAAAACTTACAGAAAAGATAAAAGAACTTTTACAAGAATTTGATATAGTCTTTGTAAATGCTGGATCGTCTAAGGGTGATAAAGACTTAACAGTCGAGGCTATATCAGCTTTAGGAGAGGTACTTGTCCACGGCATAGCCATAAAACCCGGCAAGCCAACAATTATAGGAAAGGTAGAAAATAAGCTTGTGATAGGACTTCCCGGCTTTCCTGTTTCAATGTTTTTTGTTTTAAGAGAGATATTCTTAAGGCCATTTTTCAAAACATACAATTTAAATCCAAAAGAAAAAAGTATATTTGCCACACTTGAGAGAAGACTCTCATCTGATATAGGCTCTGAAGAGTATGTGAGAGTTAGTATTAAAAATATAGATGGTAAGAATGTAGCCAAAGTTTTAAAAAGAGGAGCAAGTGTAATATCAAGTTTAAAGAGAGCAGATGGATATGTCACAGTTCCAATTAATGTAGATTTAATTGAAGAGGGAAGCTTGATAGAGGTTAAATTGATTTAGAAAAAGGTGATAGTAAATGTATGATGGATTTTTTAGAAAGATTGAATACCTAAGGCTTTCAGTAACAGACAGGTGTAATTTCTTCTGCAAGTATTGCAGGACAAAGGAAGCATGCGAAATTGAGAACAAAGATCTTTCAAAAGATGAGATTTTTAGAATTATTTCGGTGTTTAAAAAACTTGGTATAAAGAAACTGAGGTTTACAGGCGGTGAGCCATTTTTAAGAGATGACATATTTGATATTATAGAGTTTGCTGATAACATTGGTATAAAAAACATAAATGTTACAACAAACGGGTATTTAGATGAAGAAAAGATTGAGAAGATAGCAAAAAGCAGTCTTTTGTCAATTAACATTTCACTTGATACCTTAGATAAGCAAAAATACAAAGTGTTAACAGGCGTTAACGGACTTGGCAAAGTAATAAGCACAATAAAAAGCCTGTCAAAGTTTAAGAAAGTAAAGATTAACACAGTTTTGCTAAGGTCAGTAAACTTTGATGAGATTGATAACTTAATATCATTTGCTAAGGAGAACAAGGTTGTTATTAGATTCATTGAACTTATGCCAGTAGGAGTTGCAAACAGAATTTTTGAAAGTGAATTTGTGAGTATAGAAGAGATTTTAAAAAAATTTAAGAACTTTCATGAAATTGAAAGCAGTGAAAACTCTGTTGCAAAGTACTACTATATTGAAGACTTTGACCACATTGTTGGGTTTATAAACGCTGTTTCAGGACATTTTTGTGACAGGTGTGACAAGGTAAGGGTTTCATCAAAAGGAGTTCTATATAATTGTTTATTTGATAAATTAGGGCTTGATTTAAAAGAGTATTTAAATGATGAAGATGTTTTGGTGGAAAAAATCCAAGAATTTATTAAAAGTAAAAAGTTTATAAGAAATCCAACAACAGATTTAATGATGTTTAAGATAGGAGGCTAATGAAGATGGAGTTTACTCATTTGAATAAAGAGGGAATACCGCAGATGGTTGATGTATCAAATAAGGAAATAACCGAAAGAATTGCGAAGGCAAGTGGCAGAATTTATGTGGGAAGCGAGGTCATAAAAGCGATAGAAGAAAGCAGGCTACCAAAGGGTGATATATTTTCGGTAGCAAAGATTGCTGGGATAATGGCGGCGAAAAAGACATCAGAACTGATTCCGCTTTGCCACAATATATTTCTATCACACGTCGATATCTCATATTCGGTAAACAAAGAACAAGGTTATATAGAGGCAGTATCAGAGATAAAGACACAAGCACAAACAGGTGCTGAGATGGAGGCAATAACAGCAGTTTTGATTTTTTTAGAGACAATCTATGACATGTGCAAGGCACTCAAAAAGGATATGGTTATTACAGATGTGAGATTAATTGAAAAGATGGGTGGAAAGTCAGGGTATTATATCTTCGATGAAAGAAAAAGCTCTGCAAAGGTCATTTCAATAAATATAAGCAGGCAAAAAGGTACACCAAAAGAACCGGTTGAAGAGGCACATGTAATTGAAAATTTTGGCATAGAAGGAGATGCTCATGCAGGTACATTACACAGACAAGTAAGCCTTCTTGATATGTCCAGCATAAAAAAGATGGAAGAGTATGGTATAAAAGGCCTTTGCTTTGGCAAGTTTGCAGAAAATATTACAACAGAAGGACTGGATATAAGCAAAATCCAGCTTGGTACAAAGCTAAAGATAGGAGATGATGTAATACTTGAGATAAGCCAGATAGGGAAAAAATGCCATGGGGGTGGATGTGAGATAGCAAGGACGATTGGTGTTTGTATAATGCCAAAAGAGGGGCTGTTTGCAAGAGTATTAAAAGGTGGTAAAATAAGGGTAGGAGATATCATAGAAATTTTAGGCTAAATCACTCTGTCTTAGCACATTCCCTCTCATTTTCAAGCAAGATATTTAATCCATGCTCTAAAATTGGCAAAACTGCCTCAAAGCACTCTTTTACTGCCTTTGGTGAGCCGGGAAGGTTGATTATGAGGCTATTCTCATATATTCCTGAAACTCCGCGCGAAAGATAGCTCCTTTTATTTATCTTGCCTGTCTCATACCTGATTAGTTCAGAAATACCAGGGGTTTGTTTTTGTATGACCTCAAGTGTTGCCTCAGGTGTAACATCTCTTTTATAAAAGCCAGTGCCTCCAGTTGTTAAAATGAGGTTTGCACCAGCATTTGCTGCCTCGATTAAAGCCTGTTTTATTTTTTCTTTTTCATCAGGTACAATCTTGTAATACACATTTGAAAATCCATGAGCTTGTAAGAGATTTATTATCTCTTTTCCGCTCAGGTCTTCTCTTTCTCCTTTTGAACCCTTGTCTGAGCATGTTATCACTGCAAATGTAAATGCCATTTTAAACTTTCCTCCTTTTTTCAAGACTATTTTTCCTCATTTAGATTTTAAACTGCCTTGCAATTTGTTATAATTATATAAGATATTATCTTGATTTTAAAGAGGGTAAAGTTTTATGGTTGAAATAAGGCAGATGAATCCTTCTGAAAGACATTGGGTTAAAAAGCTTATAGAACAATATGGTTTTCAGTTCTATGATAGTGCGATAACTCATGTTGTGGATGATAAAGGTAATATTATTGCAGCTTCGCAGCTGGCGGTAGAAGAAACTCAAGCTCTAATTTTATCAATTGTGGTAGAAGAAAACTTTCGCAAAATGGGATTTGGCGATGGACTTTTAAAGATGCAGATAAATCATTGCTATAAAAATGGCATTCCAATTATAAAAGTTAAAAAAGGAATGGCAGATGAATTTTTCAAAAAAGTGGGATTTGTTGAAGATGGAGAGTGGCTCACCTTAGATGTGCAAGCATTTTATTTAAATTTGCGCTGCAAGTAAAAGTGGTATAGAAAGAGGGTAAGATATGAATCTTGATTACGAATGGTTTAAAAAGAAGATTTTGGAGTATGTAGGAATAAATCTTTCGTATTATAAGGAAAAACAAATGAAAAGGCGAATAGAGTCTTTAATGAAGAAAAACGGCTTCCAAAACTATGCTGACTACTACAGTGCTCTGACAAAAGACCAAAGGCTTTTTAATGAGTTTATTAACTATCTGACAATAAATGTCTCTGAGTTTTATAGAAATCCACAACAGTGGGAAATACTCGAAAGAGAAATTATGCCATATATTCTCAAAAGGGCAAAAAGACCAAGAATTTGGTCAGCTGCCTGTTCAACGGGTGAAGAGCCATATTCAATTGTCATGCTTCTGACAAGGTTTTTTCCATTAAATGAAATAAAGATTTTGGCAACAGACATTGACGATGATGCTATAAAGAAAGCAAAAGAGGGTATATATTTGAGAAAAAGTCTTGAGGGACTACCGCAGGAATTTGTAAGAAGGTTTTTTAGAGAAAATGGAGAATTATATTACATAAGTGATGAGATAAAAAGATGTGTTGAATTCAAACACCATGACCTCTTAAAAGATCCTTATCCAATTGGAATGGATTTAATTGTCTGTAGAAATGTTCTTATTTACTTTACAGAAGAGGCAAAGGATATGGTGTATAAGAATTTCAATAAATCCCTTGTAATGAATGGCATTTTGTTTGTGGGTTCAACTGAGCAGATAATTATGCCTCAAAAGTACGGACTAAAACCAATAAGAACATTCTTTTATGAAAAGGTGATGAGTATTTGAAAGCAAGAGAGATTTCATATGCTGGTTTGATGGGAGCGCTTAGTATAATTTTTTTGTTCTTTGCTTCAGTTGTACCAAAGGGGAATAGCTTGTTTTACATTCTCTCTTCGGTTTGCATAATGATAATTGTATGGCAAAATAGCATAAAACTTGGTTTTCTTACGTACGTTGTAGTATCTTTACTGAGCCTAATTATTGTTCCAAACAAATTTGTAGCTGTGCTATACACTCTTATTTTTGGGCTTTACCCGCT
It contains:
- a CDS encoding BofC C-terminal domain-containing protein, translating into MKLYFRTAVLTAIIIFLFLISFVVGFTITIEKSKIKSKQQLKGKNITEIAYIKDSFPQRINEDTILVVRKYFKGCGHIIEEKSNISKEFVNMTKEDFKSLFSGWEIDAFNSKYVVISRTFEGYCSNHFIISIKDDRVAIFYSQPVDGDNLKLVTPISIDDLPEKEVEDLKKGIVVNSFEDAIKIVEDFGS
- a CDS encoding fumarylacetoacetate hydrolase family protein, which produces MKLGRFFYANKTFFGLVEDDMVRVVKSIDPLTVSNETYPKEALKILSPVKPSKVICVGLNYKDHANELKLEIPQTPVLFLKPPTCVIGHMESIIYPEDMSKQVDYEGELAIVIKKECRNVTPDEAKKYILGYTCANDVTARDLQPKNGQWTVAKSFDTFLPLGPIITDEIDPNNSRIKTYLNGKVVQSSNTNNFIFNVETLVSYISSIMTLKPFDVIITGTPSGIGPMKRGDIIEIEIEGIGRLTNYVE
- a CDS encoding 4Fe-4S binding protein → MPKVLRADNMNKCLGCFTCMLTCAAVNHNNHNLAKSSIKVKTRGGLQSKFAATICVACKEPACAEACPTNALVKRPGGGVRLIEEKCIACEKCVSACIVGSIHMDYDRKIPIVCKHCGACVRMCPHNCLSMEEVSE
- a CDS encoding aldehyde ferredoxin oxidoreductase N-terminal domain-containing protein; amino-acid sequence: MIGTDFIRVLYIDLTNKKADIQERKDLYKYLGGVGVAAKLLEENMKKDLPPLDQQQPLIISIGPLSTIFPVVTKAVATFISPHTGEYGESHAGGRLAMAIRNAGYDAIVITGKAQKPTYLVITDKTIEFKDARAMWGLDVEEVGRLIREREPGPGKRSIIRIGKAGENLVTYSCVNVDTYRHFGRLGIGAVFGSKNLKAMMIMGEEDLPIGNLKEYFKTYQEIYKKVTQTDAMAKYHELGTPMNIKVLNAINSLPTKNLLQSNFEHADDISGETFAEKNLIRKVSCVGCPIGCIHIGQFRREFDKGYEYESIAVSYDHELIYALGSLLGIKTTDEVLQIIEEVELAGLDAISTGVVLAWATEALKKGLITREDTLADLEFGNTMEYVKAIDNIADRSNEFYYTIGKGLKEAVKKYGGEEFALLYGGNEMAGYHTGYAFALGQTVGARHSHLDNAGYAYDQSAKELNDEDIIDYLINEEKERAVLTSLCICLFARKVYDRATILKALNSVGINWTNEDLTRLGNDIFFTKLKIKKELGYSLENYKFPKRIFETPTLWGKMNEERLNRLLKMYIERVEREYENWSRGK
- a CDS encoding MoaD/ThiS family protein: MKIGVEVNDFFKRYGSRVGKFELEIEKNTDVLTLLQKLNIPADKVGFVIVNQKKVDNTYIFSDNDSVYITPFATGG
- a CDS encoding HesA/MoeB/ThiF family protein, producing the protein MQKRFLKNIGALTEEGQKRLFATVVAVVGVGGIGGFLIEGLARLGVKKIIAVDMDTFDETNLNRQVLSNINNLGKYKVFEAEKRVKEINPNVYFEPIKEKAYLENLEIFLLEADYIFDATDNMEIRKSLSKFVQQTGKILIHGGCAGWYAQIAIITKDTPGIEKLLGEKNVEGAEKDLGNPIFAPMLTAALELSEFCKLVSKQGEPLVGKCLIVNLLTNEYRNFEF
- a CDS encoding extracellular solute-binding protein, translated to MKKVIFKVVLVCILLTFVSTFSLYSFSKPVKTYKIATTTSIYDSGFLSFVVPEFEKKNNMKLNFISVGSGQAVKIFKNGDADGIIIHEKSFLDDLRKQKLIQKYTPFVSNYFILVGPKSKKNLFKKVKSIEAAFLIIKNKNLKFVSRADNSATYIRELEIWKLAKTKPNFKGYIKSGQGMGMSLNLANEKEAFILTDEATFYKMKDKLDKLDVIYQNPKEEILANTYYFAFSPKKPDLSLFDTFLKSDEFKKLVNSFNQKYFKKEVYRAVK